One stretch of Streptomyces sp. 135 DNA includes these proteins:
- a CDS encoding DNA alkylation repair protein — protein MSVTVPRSDLADAVLDRLVVTYASAADPRQAARMRTYMKDVAPFLGLASPARRELSRAVLAGTPRPDEVDCAAIALRCWELPEREYAYFAVDYLRRHVKRCSSGFLPVVRHLVTTRPWWDTVDLLAAHVVGGLVAADQRLRADMDEWIEDEDIWVARTALLHQLRHKEATDAERLFAYCLRRSGHPEFFVRKAIGWCLREYAKTDPDAVRAFVERERDRLAPLSVREALKNL, from the coding sequence ATGAGCGTCACAGTCCCGAGAAGTGACCTGGCCGACGCGGTGCTCGACCGGCTCGTCGTGACGTACGCCTCGGCGGCCGATCCCCGGCAGGCGGCGCGTATGCGTACGTACATGAAGGACGTCGCCCCCTTCCTCGGCCTCGCCTCGCCCGCGCGCCGCGAACTGTCCCGCGCCGTCCTCGCCGGCACGCCCCGCCCCGACGAGGTCGACTGCGCGGCCATCGCGCTGCGCTGCTGGGAGCTGCCCGAGCGGGAGTACGCCTACTTCGCCGTGGACTATCTGCGCCGCCACGTGAAGCGGTGCTCGTCCGGTTTTCTGCCCGTCGTACGCCACCTCGTGACCACGCGCCCCTGGTGGGACACCGTCGACCTGCTCGCCGCGCACGTCGTCGGAGGGCTCGTCGCCGCCGACCAGCGCCTGCGCGCCGACATGGACGAGTGGATCGAGGACGAGGACATATGGGTGGCCCGCACGGCGCTCCTGCACCAGCTGCGCCACAAGGAGGCGACGGACGCCGAGCGTCTCTTCGCATACTGCCTGCGCCGGTCGGGGCACCCCGAATTCTTCGTCCGCAAGGCGATCGGCTGGTGTCTGCGCGAGTACGCCAAGACCGATCCGGACGCGGTACGCGCCTTCGTCGAGCGCGAGCGGGACCGGCTCGCGCCGCTGTCGGTGCGGGAGGCGCTGAAGAACCTCTGA